The Mycolicibacterium mageritense genome contains a region encoding:
- a CDS encoding GMC family oxidoreductase, giving the protein MADYLIVGGGTAGCIVASRLSEDPDVTVTVLEAGPSDKDEPRARDIRRWAQMLESEYDLDYRSVPQERGNSGIRQARMQILGGCSTANTMITWRPLAADLDEWAALGVTGWDAAAVHDAFDRILAPVEPVADKDRNPYVGDVVDSARRALDLPARRAWNSDPDFAATGVGAGFFEIGYTPQSHLRSSTSVHYLHDAIVERDNLVIEHGQHAERLLVEDGRAVGVITRDDAGNRHEFRADREVIVCCGAIDSPKLLQLSGIGPADVLAAAGVVQVVDAPGVGENLMDHAEGLIVWEAAADVPGTCATGWDAGAAVRLSEDSPARPEVLMHFPVEAVADHAIARGVEMPERIVSIAPNVAKPSSRGRVWITSSDPAERPSIDYRYFTDADGHDEAVLIAGIRLARRIAEAEPMAKWLVREVFPGPDAQSDDELSEALRATHQTVYHVSGTCRMGSDDDPMAVCDSRLRVRGVDGLRVVDASVFPTIPSVNPVGTIMAVAEHASALVLADRQTVTA; this is encoded by the coding sequence ATGGCCGACTATCTGATCGTCGGTGGCGGCACCGCCGGATGCATTGTGGCATCGCGACTTTCCGAGGATCCGGACGTCACGGTCACGGTGCTCGAAGCAGGCCCCTCCGACAAGGACGAGCCCCGCGCCCGCGACATCCGCCGGTGGGCACAGATGCTGGAGAGCGAATACGACCTCGACTACCGCAGTGTGCCGCAGGAGCGCGGCAACTCCGGCATTCGCCAGGCCCGCATGCAGATCCTCGGGGGCTGTTCGACGGCCAACACCATGATCACGTGGCGGCCACTCGCGGCCGACCTCGACGAGTGGGCCGCGCTGGGCGTCACAGGCTGGGACGCCGCCGCGGTACACGACGCGTTCGACCGGATCCTCGCGCCGGTCGAGCCCGTCGCCGACAAGGACCGAAACCCGTACGTCGGCGACGTGGTGGACTCCGCCCGGCGGGCGCTGGATCTGCCTGCCCGGCGGGCCTGGAACTCCGACCCCGACTTCGCCGCCACGGGCGTCGGAGCCGGATTCTTCGAGATCGGCTACACCCCGCAGAGCCACCTGCGGTCCTCGACGTCGGTGCATTACCTGCACGACGCGATCGTCGAGCGCGACAATCTCGTAATCGAGCACGGACAGCACGCCGAGCGGCTCCTCGTCGAAGACGGTCGAGCCGTCGGCGTGATCACCCGCGACGATGCGGGTAACCGCCACGAGTTCCGGGCCGACCGGGAGGTCATCGTGTGCTGCGGGGCCATCGATTCGCCAAAGCTGCTGCAGCTGTCCGGGATCGGCCCGGCCGATGTGCTGGCCGCGGCGGGCGTTGTGCAGGTGGTCGACGCTCCTGGGGTGGGCGAGAACCTCATGGACCACGCCGAAGGTCTCATCGTCTGGGAAGCCGCCGCCGACGTGCCCGGCACGTGCGCGACCGGGTGGGATGCCGGGGCCGCGGTGCGCCTGTCGGAGGACAGCCCCGCTCGGCCCGAGGTGCTGATGCACTTCCCCGTCGAAGCCGTCGCCGACCACGCCATCGCGCGCGGTGTCGAGATGCCCGAGCGCATCGTGTCGATAGCGCCGAACGTCGCCAAGCCCAGCAGCCGTGGGCGGGTCTGGATCACGTCGTCCGATCCCGCCGAGCGTCCCTCGATCGACTACCGGTATTTCACCGATGCTGACGGGCATGACGAGGCGGTCCTGATCGCCGGGATCCGGCTGGCCCGCCGGATCGCCGAGGCCGAACCGATGGCCAAGTGGCTTGTCCGCGAGGTCTTCCCGGGGCCGGACGCGCAGTCCGACGACGAGCTGTCCGAGGCGCTGCGGGCCACCCACCAGACCGTCTACCACGTGTCCGGAACCTGTCGGATGGGTTCCGATGACGATCCGATGGCGGTGTGCGATTCACGGCTGAGGGTCCGCGGCGTGGACGGCCTGCGCGTGGTCGACGCGTCGGTGTTCCCCACCATCCCTTCGGTCAACCCGGTGGGCACCATCATGGCGGTCGCCGAGCACGCCAGCGCACTGGTGCTCGCCGACCGTCAGACCGTCACGGCCTGA
- a CDS encoding cupin domain-containing protein, protein MPALIPAGPDAVAAMTPSSYVTAETLREGDPAETEAVHLASADEKFTVGSWRAEPYAEFIESYPGDEYTRVLQGSITLTGDDGVAHTFGPGDSFTLTKGWRGEYRVTEPLVKQFAIYVP, encoded by the coding sequence ATGCCTGCACTCATCCCCGCCGGCCCCGACGCCGTCGCGGCCATGACCCCCAGCAGCTACGTCACCGCCGAGACCCTGCGCGAGGGTGACCCGGCAGAGACCGAGGCCGTGCACCTCGCCAGCGCCGACGAGAAGTTCACGGTCGGATCGTGGCGCGCCGAACCCTACGCCGAGTTCATCGAGAGCTACCCGGGCGACGAGTACACCCGGGTGCTGCAAGGATCGATAACCCTGACCGGCGACGACGGCGTCGCCCACACCTTCGGCCCCGGCGACTCGTTCACCCTGACAAAGGGCTGGCGCGGCGAGTACCGCGTCACCGAGCCGCTGGTCAAGCAGTTCGCGATCTACGTCCCCTGA
- a CDS encoding LysR family transcriptional regulator, whose protein sequence is MRRRPDVTLTQLRYFVKAATYLSMTKAADELHIAQSAVSAAISQLEQQIGTQLFIRHRARGLALTAAGEDMLRDTRALLAHLDEVLDSASGSVDQVHGTVRLACFVTLTPFVLPRLLSDLAARHPDLEVEVIETSADAIRTVLRNGTAELALTYDLGLGAGIDAEPLGVAAPYVALPPEHRLATRKSIRLTELSDEPMVLLDLPDSRDYFESILAKAGVTPTIRYRSASYEAVRGLVARGHGFSILNQIPAHRGTYDGGEVSVVPIRDDLPGLPIVLARLQSVRSTARARAVADAARGIFTTRAD, encoded by the coding sequence ATGCGCCGACGTCCCGACGTCACGCTCACGCAGCTGCGGTACTTCGTGAAGGCCGCGACCTATCTGTCCATGACCAAGGCCGCCGACGAGTTGCACATCGCACAGTCGGCGGTCTCGGCCGCCATCAGCCAGCTCGAACAGCAGATCGGCACGCAGCTGTTCATCCGGCACCGGGCCCGCGGCCTTGCGCTCACCGCTGCGGGTGAGGACATGCTGCGCGATACCCGGGCCCTGCTCGCACACCTCGACGAAGTGCTCGACAGCGCCAGCGGCAGCGTCGATCAGGTGCACGGCACGGTGCGGTTGGCATGCTTCGTCACGCTGACGCCCTTTGTGCTGCCGCGGCTGCTGTCCGATCTCGCGGCGCGCCACCCCGACCTCGAGGTCGAGGTCATCGAGACTTCGGCCGACGCGATCCGTACGGTGCTGCGCAACGGCACAGCGGAGCTGGCCCTGACCTATGACCTGGGGCTCGGCGCGGGCATCGACGCCGAGCCGCTCGGGGTCGCGGCGCCGTATGTGGCGCTGCCGCCCGAACATCGGCTGGCCACCCGGAAATCCATCCGGTTGACCGAATTGTCCGACGAGCCGATGGTGTTGCTCGACCTGCCAGACAGCCGCGACTACTTCGAGTCGATCCTCGCGAAAGCCGGTGTGACACCAACGATTCGGTATCGTTCGGCCAGTTACGAGGCGGTCCGCGGATTGGTCGCGCGCGGGCACGGGTTCTCGATCCTCAACCAGATTCCGGCCCATCGGGGCACGTACGACGGCGGTGAGGTGAGCGTGGTCCCGATCCGTGACGACCTGCCGGGCCTACCGATCGTGCTGGCGCGGCTGCAGTCGGTGCGCAGCACCGCACGCGCGCGGGCGGTCGCCGATGCCGCGCGGGGCATCTTCACGACGCGTGCCGATTGA
- a CDS encoding purine-cytosine permease family protein: protein MNDKVPVSAAPVEQRTIDHVPVDERHGRARDLFTVWFGSNIMLLTIITGALATTVFGLPLWAGAAAIILGNVIGGVVMALHAAQGPQMGVPQMLQTRAQFGSYGSLLVVVLVVFMYLGFFASNAVLGGQALAKVTGLPTNWSIMIIGLISVVATIVGYRLIHRVTAFLSVVAGGALVVAFAWMIGVNGVPADTWHTSGFSWAGFMATLSVAALWQIAYAPYVSDYTRYMPKDTGQRAAFWGTYAGCVLGSVLPMLLGVLVGAALPTDETLEGLSTLTRGVSTGVFAIFAIGITATNAMNLYCGALSTITVGQNLFPRWRPAAGSRAVTAIVLFVIAIIPALVSAEDFLANYANFLALLLCVLIPWTAVNLVDYYLLRHGVYDIDSLFERDGGRYGRFNWTAIACYFIGILIQIPFLSTTLFTGFAAAAMGGVDISWIVGLAVICPLYYALMRSKVVAPVTQPAVA, encoded by the coding sequence ATGAACGATAAAGTTCCGGTGTCCGCCGCACCCGTAGAACAACGGACCATCGACCACGTCCCGGTCGACGAACGGCACGGCCGCGCCCGTGACCTCTTCACCGTCTGGTTCGGGTCCAACATCATGTTGCTGACCATCATCACCGGCGCACTCGCCACCACGGTGTTCGGCCTGCCGCTGTGGGCCGGCGCAGCCGCGATCATCCTCGGCAATGTCATCGGCGGTGTGGTGATGGCGTTGCACGCCGCCCAGGGCCCGCAGATGGGTGTGCCCCAGATGCTGCAGACCCGGGCCCAGTTCGGTTCGTACGGCAGCCTTCTCGTGGTGGTCCTGGTGGTCTTCATGTACCTGGGCTTCTTCGCGTCCAACGCGGTCCTCGGCGGTCAGGCGCTGGCCAAGGTGACCGGCCTGCCCACCAACTGGTCCATCATGATCATCGGGCTGATCAGCGTCGTCGCGACAATCGTGGGTTACCGGCTCATCCACCGCGTGACCGCGTTTCTGTCCGTGGTCGCCGGCGGGGCGCTGGTCGTGGCATTCGCCTGGATGATCGGGGTCAACGGTGTTCCCGCCGACACCTGGCACACCAGCGGGTTCAGCTGGGCCGGGTTCATGGCCACCCTGTCGGTCGCGGCCCTGTGGCAGATCGCCTATGCACCTTATGTTTCCGACTACACGCGGTATATGCCCAAGGACACCGGCCAGCGCGCCGCCTTCTGGGGCACCTATGCGGGCTGCGTGCTGGGCTCGGTGTTGCCGATGCTGCTCGGTGTGCTGGTGGGTGCCGCGTTGCCGACCGACGAGACCCTCGAAGGCCTGTCGACGCTCACGCGCGGGGTGAGCACGGGCGTGTTCGCGATCTTCGCGATCGGCATCACGGCCACCAATGCCATGAATTTGTACTGCGGTGCGCTGTCCACGATCACGGTGGGCCAGAACCTGTTTCCGCGGTGGCGTCCCGCCGCGGGCAGCCGCGCGGTGACGGCCATCGTGCTGTTTGTCATCGCGATCATCCCCGCGCTGGTCAGCGCGGAAGACTTCCTGGCCAACTACGCGAACTTCTTGGCCTTGCTGCTGTGTGTCCTGATCCCCTGGACCGCAGTCAATCTCGTCGACTACTACCTGCTGCGTCACGGCGTCTACGACATCGACTCACTGTTCGAGCGTGACGGTGGCCGGTACGGGAGGTTCAACTGGACCGCGATCGCGTGCTACTTCATCGGCATCCTGATCCAGATCCCCTTCCTGTCGACCACGCTGTTCACCGGATTCGCGGCCGCGGCGATGGGCGGCGTCGACATCTCGTGGATCGTCGGCCTGGCCGTCATCTGCCCGCTGTACTACGCGCTCATGCGCTCCAAGGTGGTCGCACCCGTGACGCAGCCCGCGGTGGCGTGA
- a CDS encoding oxidoreductase codes for MRDPRYDILFEPVQIGPVTARNRFYQVPHCNGMGYRDPSGEAYMRRIKAEGGWAVVCTEQVEIHPTSDIGPFIELRLWDDQDLPAVARIAEKIHEGGALAGIELAHNGLNSPNLISREAPLGPQNLPVVSWNYDPVQAREMTKADIADMRFWHREAVRRSLQAEYDIIYVYAGHAIGGLHHFLSRRYNNRTDEYGGSIENRARLLREILEDTREMCAGKAAVACRISVDELLGDDGITRAEIEDVIGMLGEHPDLWDFVLGSWEDDSVTSRFGPEAEQEPYVRGLKALTTKPVVGVGRFTSPDTMVHQVKTGVLDLIGAARPSIADPFLPSKIESGHLEDIRECIGCNICVSGDFTMSPIRCTQNPTMGEEFRRGWHPEKIRAKASDSSVLVVGAGPAGLEAARSLGNRGYTVSLAEATRTLGGRVARESKLPSLSAWIRVVDYREQQLAKLDNVEVFMQSEMTADDIIENDFNHVVIATGAGWRTDGVGRWHTKPLEIAEGADILSPDDIMAGTRPRGQRVVVFDDDHYYMGGVIAELLAKEGMDVTLITPAAHVSQWTTNTLEVARIRKRVIRAGIDVRTNTAVTAVTADGVRTACVYTGDEGTMNADSVVMVTARLPHDGLYQELLSRESEWADADLLSVRAIGDVWAPATIAAAVWSGHRYAEELDEPQTLGPVPYLRETAELAPENPGTCAFLPITPVQPATV; via the coding sequence ATGCGAGACCCCCGGTACGACATCCTCTTCGAACCCGTACAGATCGGCCCGGTCACCGCGCGCAACCGCTTCTACCAGGTGCCGCACTGCAATGGCATGGGATACCGCGACCCGTCGGGTGAGGCCTACATGCGCCGGATCAAGGCCGAGGGCGGGTGGGCCGTGGTGTGCACCGAGCAGGTCGAGATCCACCCCACCTCGGACATCGGGCCGTTCATCGAACTGCGGCTGTGGGACGACCAGGATCTGCCCGCCGTGGCCCGCATCGCGGAGAAGATCCACGAGGGCGGCGCCCTGGCCGGCATCGAACTGGCCCACAACGGCTTGAACTCGCCGAACCTGATCAGCCGGGAGGCCCCGCTGGGCCCGCAGAACCTGCCGGTCGTGTCGTGGAACTACGACCCGGTGCAGGCCCGCGAGATGACCAAGGCCGACATCGCCGACATGCGCTTCTGGCACCGCGAGGCCGTCCGCCGGTCCCTGCAGGCCGAATACGACATCATTTACGTCTACGCGGGGCACGCCATCGGCGGTCTGCACCACTTCCTGTCGCGGCGCTACAACAACCGCACCGACGAATACGGCGGCAGCATCGAGAACCGGGCGAGGCTGCTGCGCGAGATTCTCGAGGACACCCGCGAGATGTGTGCCGGCAAGGCCGCGGTGGCGTGCCGCATCTCGGTCGACGAGCTGCTCGGCGACGACGGCATCACGCGGGCCGAGATCGAGGACGTCATCGGCATGCTCGGCGAGCACCCCGACCTGTGGGACTTCGTGCTGGGCAGCTGGGAGGACGATTCGGTCACGTCCAGGTTCGGCCCCGAGGCCGAACAGGAGCCCTACGTGCGCGGGCTCAAGGCACTCACCACCAAACCTGTTGTGGGCGTTGGTCGTTTCACCTCGCCCGACACGATGGTGCACCAGGTCAAGACCGGTGTGCTCGACCTCATCGGCGCAGCCCGGCCGTCTATCGCCGACCCCTTCCTGCCCAGCAAGATCGAGAGCGGCCACCTCGAGGACATCCGGGAATGCATCGGGTGCAACATCTGCGTGTCAGGTGATTTCACCATGTCTCCCATCCGCTGCACCCAGAACCCGACCATGGGTGAGGAGTTCCGCCGCGGCTGGCATCCCGAGAAGATCCGCGCCAAGGCCAGCGACTCCTCGGTGCTGGTCGTCGGCGCCGGACCGGCCGGGCTGGAAGCGGCCCGCTCACTGGGCAACCGGGGCTACACCGTGAGCCTCGCGGAGGCCACGCGCACGCTGGGCGGCCGTGTTGCGCGCGAGTCGAAACTGCCGAGCCTCTCGGCGTGGATCCGCGTCGTGGACTACCGCGAGCAGCAGCTGGCCAAGCTCGACAACGTCGAGGTCTTCATGCAGAGCGAGATGACTGCCGATGACATCATCGAGAACGACTTCAACCACGTCGTGATCGCCACCGGCGCAGGCTGGCGCACCGACGGCGTCGGCCGCTGGCACACCAAGCCTCTCGAAATCGCCGAGGGCGCAGACATTCTGAGCCCCGATGACATCATGGCGGGCACGCGCCCGCGCGGTCAGCGCGTCGTGGTGTTCGACGACGACCACTACTACATGGGTGGTGTGATCGCCGAGCTGCTCGCCAAAGAGGGCATGGACGTCACCCTGATCACGCCCGCCGCGCACGTGTCGCAATGGACCACCAACACCTTGGAGGTCGCCCGGATCCGCAAGCGCGTGATCCGGGCCGGCATCGATGTGCGGACCAACACCGCGGTCACCGCCGTCACTGCCGACGGCGTGCGGACCGCATGCGTCTACACCGGTGACGAGGGCACCATGAACGCGGATTCGGTCGTCATGGTGACCGCGCGGCTCCCCCACGACGGCCTCTACCAAGAGCTGCTGAGCCGCGAAAGCGAATGGGCCGACGCGGACCTGCTGAGCGTGCGGGCCATCGGCGACGTGTGGGCGCCCGCCACCATCGCCGCCGCCGTGTGGTCGGGTCACCGCTACGCCGAAGAGCTCGACGAACCGCAGACGCTGGGCCCGGTGCCGTATCTGCGTGAAACCGCAGAACTCGCACCTGAAAATCCGGGCACCTGTGCCTTCTTACCCATCACGCCGGTCCAGCCGGCCACCGTCTGA
- a CDS encoding aldehyde dehydrogenase yields the protein MTTLDDWTRLAGEITPRTEVFIDGKYRAALSGATFDSVNPATGELIAPVASADADDVDAAVASARTAFESGAWSKASASHRKRVLRQLSELILAHSEELALLDSMDMGKLVAEAHTVDVPSAAELFAFYGEAIDKQSGEIAPTEPGNLALVTREPLGVVGAVTPWNFPLDLAVWKVAPALAAGNSVVLKPAEQAPLSSIRLAELAVEAGLPEGVLNVVPGLGPTAGEALGRHPGVDVIAFTGSTETGKRFLRYAADSNAKQVWLECGGKSPNLVFADADLDAAVDKAIFGAFYNQGAVCSSNSRLLLHESIAEEFLAELVKRTADVRPGNPLDPASTLGALVDEQHTERVVGFIERARADGEVITGGTRETVDGRGCFVSPTIVANLPSTAELVTEEVFGPVLAVQTFADEAQAIAMANDTVYGLAASVWTRDLSRAHRVSGALRAGTVSVNTVDALSPQTPFGGFKQSGFGRDLSLHALDKYTGLKTTWIAL from the coding sequence ATGACCACGCTCGACGACTGGACCCGGCTGGCCGGCGAAATCACGCCGCGCACCGAGGTTTTCATCGACGGCAAGTATCGGGCCGCGTTGTCCGGCGCGACGTTCGACTCGGTGAACCCCGCCACGGGTGAGCTGATCGCGCCGGTGGCGTCGGCCGATGCCGACGACGTCGACGCGGCAGTGGCGTCGGCACGCACCGCGTTCGAATCGGGCGCCTGGTCGAAGGCCTCGGCGTCGCACCGCAAGCGTGTGCTGCGCCAACTCTCGGAACTGATCCTGGCGCACAGCGAGGAGCTGGCGCTGCTGGACTCGATGGACATGGGCAAGCTCGTCGCCGAAGCACACACCGTCGACGTGCCCTCGGCCGCCGAGCTTTTCGCGTTCTACGGCGAGGCCATCGACAAGCAGTCGGGCGAGATCGCACCCACCGAGCCCGGCAATCTCGCGCTGGTGACCCGCGAGCCGCTCGGTGTCGTCGGCGCGGTGACGCCGTGGAACTTCCCGCTCGACCTCGCGGTGTGGAAGGTCGCTCCCGCGCTCGCGGCGGGCAACTCTGTCGTCCTCAAGCCCGCCGAGCAGGCGCCGCTGTCCTCGATCCGGCTCGCCGAGCTCGCCGTGGAAGCCGGACTGCCCGAGGGCGTGCTCAACGTGGTTCCAGGCCTCGGCCCGACGGCCGGTGAGGCGCTGGGACGCCACCCCGGAGTCGACGTCATCGCGTTCACCGGCTCGACCGAAACCGGCAAGCGGTTCCTGCGCTACGCCGCGGACTCCAACGCCAAGCAGGTCTGGTTGGAGTGCGGCGGCAAGAGCCCGAACCTGGTGTTCGCCGATGCGGACCTGGATGCCGCGGTGGACAAGGCAATCTTCGGGGCGTTCTACAACCAGGGCGCGGTGTGCTCGTCGAATTCCCGGCTGCTGCTGCACGAGTCGATCGCCGAAGAGTTCCTCGCCGAGCTGGTCAAGCGCACTGCCGACGTGCGGCCGGGCAATCCGCTGGATCCGGCGTCCACCCTGGGCGCCCTCGTCGACGAACAGCACACCGAGCGGGTCGTCGGGTTCATCGAGCGGGCCCGTGCCGACGGCGAGGTCATCACCGGCGGGACACGTGAAACGGTCGACGGCCGCGGCTGTTTCGTGTCCCCCACGATCGTCGCGAACCTGCCCTCGACCGCCGAGCTGGTGACCGAAGAGGTTTTCGGGCCGGTGCTGGCCGTGCAGACGTTCGCCGACGAAGCACAGGCGATCGCGATGGCCAACGACACCGTCTACGGTCTGGCTGCCTCGGTGTGGACCCGTGACCTGTCCCGCGCGCACCGCGTCTCGGGGGCACTGCGCGCAGGCACGGTGTCGGTGAACACCGTCGACGCACTGAGCCCTCAGACCCCGTTCGGCGGATTCAAGCAGTCCGGATTCGGCCGCGATCTGTCCCTGCACGCGCTCGACAAATACACCGGCCTGAAAACCACCTGGATCGCACTCTGA
- a CDS encoding APC family permease, whose protein sequence is MESQTAQADREVKHLKKTLGRLDIVFLIVAAVVSIEALGQVSGFGAETFTWALVLAVFFLVPYGLIFAETGAAFTGEGGVYVWCRKAFGRPAAAIASLLTWVTQPVWVGGSMAFIASEAWSTYVMHFEHGSAADYGFKLVFIWLTVLAAIISLRHGKWIPNIGAILKIAFLLMFLVTTVIYAVRNGVAGLSASDFAPTMGGLLGVTPLLLFSYLGFESGNSAAGEMKNPARDVPFAIARSAGIAAAAYLLPIFAILIVLPADQITGIGGLMEAVSTVFSVYGSAAPAMLTVTGIIFAIVLMTQGSAWMIISDRMQAMAAADGAFFGGFFGRFHPQLGTPVRVNLLSGVVATVFCLVAMQVTGSSAAIFGVVLSISISTFLLSYVIAIPAAVRLRTRFPDVPRPFRVPTGNAGFRALGALCFAWVALGSWVAVFPGTLERLFGLDYDFVDTWGVSQLTFEVFTLGTLVVLGLLGAVGYLRARPVRAERPVSAPLEGTLPGKEAAQL, encoded by the coding sequence GTGGAATCACAGACTGCGCAGGCTGATCGCGAGGTCAAGCACCTCAAGAAGACGTTGGGCCGGCTCGACATCGTGTTCCTCATCGTCGCGGCCGTGGTCTCGATCGAGGCGCTGGGACAGGTCTCGGGATTCGGTGCCGAGACCTTCACGTGGGCGCTCGTGCTCGCGGTGTTCTTCCTGGTGCCGTACGGCCTGATCTTCGCCGAGACCGGCGCGGCGTTCACCGGCGAGGGCGGCGTATACGTATGGTGCCGCAAGGCTTTCGGTCGCCCCGCCGCGGCCATCGCGTCGCTGCTGACCTGGGTCACGCAACCGGTGTGGGTCGGCGGATCGATGGCCTTCATCGCCTCGGAGGCGTGGAGCACCTACGTCATGCACTTCGAGCACGGGTCGGCCGCCGACTACGGGTTCAAGCTCGTCTTCATCTGGCTGACTGTGCTGGCCGCCATAATCAGCCTGCGCCACGGCAAATGGATCCCGAACATCGGCGCGATCCTCAAGATCGCATTCCTGCTCATGTTTCTCGTGACCACGGTGATCTACGCGGTCCGCAACGGTGTCGCCGGACTGTCCGCCAGCGACTTCGCGCCGACCATGGGCGGCCTGCTCGGTGTGACCCCGCTGCTGCTCTTCTCCTACCTCGGGTTCGAATCGGGCAACAGTGCCGCGGGTGAGATGAAGAACCCGGCCCGTGACGTGCCGTTCGCGATCGCGCGGTCGGCCGGTATCGCCGCCGCAGCCTACCTGCTGCCGATCTTCGCGATCCTCATCGTGCTGCCCGCGGACCAGATCACCGGTATCGGCGGGCTCATGGAGGCCGTGTCGACCGTGTTCAGTGTGTACGGCTCGGCCGCTCCGGCGATGCTGACCGTCACGGGCATCATCTTCGCGATCGTGCTCATGACGCAGGGCTCGGCCTGGATGATCATCAGCGACCGCATGCAGGCCATGGCCGCGGCCGACGGCGCGTTCTTCGGCGGCTTCTTCGGCCGCTTTCACCCGCAACTGGGCACGCCCGTTCGCGTCAACCTGCTCTCCGGTGTGGTGGCGACCGTGTTCTGCCTGGTCGCCATGCAGGTCACCGGGTCGTCCGCGGCGATCTTCGGTGTGGTGCTGAGCATCTCGATCTCCACGTTCCTGCTCAGCTACGTCATCGCGATCCCCGCGGCCGTGCGGTTGCGCACACGCTTTCCCGATGTGCCGCGGCCGTTCCGGGTGCCGACGGGCAACGCCGGCTTCCGGGCCCTCGGCGCGCTGTGCTTCGCGTGGGTCGCGCTGGGCTCATGGGTCGCGGTGTTCCCCGGCACCCTGGAGCGCCTGTTCGGGCTCGACTACGACTTCGTCGACACCTGGGGCGTCAGCCAGCTGACCTTCGAGGTCTTCACGTTGGGCACGCTGGTGGTGCTTGGCCTGCTCGGCGCGGTCGGCTACCTACGCGCCCGGCCGGTGCGGGCCGAACGCCCGGTGAGCGCCCCGTTGGAAGGCACCCTTCCTGGTAAGGAAGCTGCGCAGCTGTAA